The stretch of DNA GAGCAGCTTCAGCATGCCGTCGGTCAGCTGGATTTCATTGCCGGCGCCGCGCTCCTGCGTCTCGAGGATCTTGAATATCTCAGGCTGCAGGATGTAGCGGCCGTTGATGAAGAAGTTGGAAGGTGCCGTCCCCTTGGCCGGCTTCTCGACCATGCCGGTGATGCGGAAGCCCTCGCCGACCGGTTCGCCGGCTCCCACGATGCCGTATTTATGCGCTTGCTCCGGAGCACATTCCTCGACGGCGATGATGTTGCCGCCGCTCTGGGCATAGAGATCGATCATGCCCTTCATGCAGCCCTTGCCTTCATTCTTCATGATCATGTCCGGCAGCAGCAGCGCGAAAGGTTCGTCGCCGACGATCTCACGGGCGCACCATACGGCGTGGCCGAGGCCGAGTGGCTCCTGCTGGCGGGTGAAGCTGACCGTTCCTGCTTTCGGAAGCTGATTGGCGAGCAGCGTCATTTCCGCCTGCTTGCTGCGTTCGCGCAGCGTCTGCTCGAGCTCGAAGTGAATGTCGAAATAATCTTCGATGATATGTTTGTTGCGGCCGGTCACGAAAACGAAGTGTTCAATGCCGGCTTCGAGCGCCTCGTCGATCACATACTGAATGATCGGTTTATCGACGACAGTCAGCATTTCCTTCGGAACGGCTTTGGTGGCCGGGAGGAAGCGTGTCCCCAAACCTGCAACCGGGAATACCGCTTTACGAACTTTTTTCTGCTGTCCCACTTAGACCTCCTAGGGGGGCTGGATCGCTTTTACACTCAAGCTATTTAGGGTGAACTAGATTAGAATCGCTACCGTTTTGCAAAGGATGACGGGAGAAGCCGGTCATGGTAAAGAATTTGTTGACTCCGTTCCGGTAGTGTCGGGTTTGGCCGGAAACTGCAACTCCGCCGCACGTGCAACGAAGATGACGGATACGACTGCCGATGACCCAGAACCGCAAATACTCCCTTCGTGGTCTTGCTCTCGCCCTCATGGTGACCGCTTCCGCAGGTCTGGCTCCCGATAGCGCGGCGGCCGACCAGCGGTTCCAGAAGTGGATCGCGGACTTTTATCAAACTGCCGCGCAAAATGGCATCAGCAAGGCAACCTATCGGAAAGCTTTCGCAGGCGTGACCGAACCGGACCCGACAGTCCTTGAAAAGGCGACCTTTCAGCCGGAATTCACGACCAAGATTTGGGACTATGTGGACTCCCGCGTCAACCCCTACACAGCCGAGATTGGCCGCAAAATGGCCACAAAGCATGCGTCGACGCTGACGGCGATCGAACGGCATTTCGGCGTCGACAAGAACATCATACTGGCGATCTGGTCGATGGAATCGAACTACGGCGCAGTCCTCACAAAGGACGACCGGCTGCACTATGTGCCACGCGCGCTTGCAACCCTTGCCTACGCGGACGACCGCCGCTCCAAATATGCCAAGAAGCAGCTCGTCGCTGCGCTGAAGATCCTGCAGAACGGTGATATCTCTGCCGATGGCATGACGGGATCCTGGGCAGGCGCCATGGGCCATACGCAGTTCATCCCGACGAGCTATCTGCTCTATGCCGTCGATGCCGACCGCAATGGTCATCGCGACATCTGGAATTCCGTGCCGGATGCACTTGCGACCTCGGCCAACCTTCTCGCAAAGAACGGCTGGGACACCGGCAGGACCTGGGGCTACGAAGTCTCGGTTCCGGCGAGCCTCGCAAAGCAGGTAGGCAAGACACATACGATCGCGCAATGGGCAGCGATGGGCGTCACCCGCCCCAACGGCAAGGGTTTTCGAGACGGCTCAACAAGGGCCGTGCTGAAGATGCCGGCTGGCGCCGGCGGTCCCGGCTTCCTGATGACCGCGAACTTTTTCACGATCAAGAAATACAACGCTTCCGACAGCTATGCGCTCGCCGTTGGCCTGCTTGCCGATGAAATTGCCGGTTATGGTGGCATGAAACAGCGCTGGCCGCGCCCGGAGGGCACGCTCGACATGAAGGAAAAATTCGAGCTGCAAAATCGCTTGAAGACGCTCGGCTATTACAACGGCGAGGTCGACGGCAATTTCGGTTCAGGTTCGAAAGCCGCAATTTCGGCGGTTCAAGAACGCCTCGGCATGCAGGCCGATGGCAAACCCTCGCTCCCGCTCCTGAATGCGCTCCGGCGCTAGAAAGGAGAAATCCGCGACATAGCCTTCATGGAGAGTGGACGTGCGTGTCCCCTCCATGCGAAAATGTCGCGAGATATGGGGCATGACGATGCGTAGATCGGGTGACAGGCTGAAACTGGGCTGGAGGACGCTGCTTTCCGCCGCTCTGGTGCTTTCCTTCGGCATTACCGCGCCCGTTGATTTTGCCGACGCGCAGGAGCGCTATTACTACCGCCGCTCGATCTTCGATTTCTTCACCGGCCGCCGCTACATCAACGAAGATTATGCGCCGCCGCCCGAGGTTCGACGCCCGCCGCAGCGTCAGCGCAAACGGACGCCGCTTGCGCCCAAACCTCCAACCGTCGCCACTGCGCGGCCTGTAGCGCCCGTCCTTCAGGAGCCGGTGGTCCAGAAACTCGAGAATGCCCAAAAGATCCTGATCGTCGGCGATTTTCTCGCAAGCGGCCTGGGCGATGGCATGACGGAAGCATTCAAGACTTCGCCCGGCGTGATCGTAGAGGCCCGAGGCAACGTCTCTTCGGGCCTGGTGCGCGACGATTATTACGACTGGCCCGAACAGCTCCTGAAGATAATGGACGAACTGAAGCCGGCGATGGTCGTCGTCATGATCGGCGCCAACGACCGGCAGCAGATGGTCATCGGCGGCGCCAAGGAGAAGTTCCGC from Rhizobium sp. 007 encodes:
- the galU gene encoding UTP--glucose-1-phosphate uridylyltransferase GalU; protein product: MGQQKKVRKAVFPVAGLGTRFLPATKAVPKEMLTVVDKPIIQYVIDEALEAGIEHFVFVTGRNKHIIEDYFDIHFELEQTLRERSKQAEMTLLANQLPKAGTVSFTRQQEPLGLGHAVWCAREIVGDEPFALLLPDMIMKNEGKGCMKGMIDLYAQSGGNIIAVEECAPEQAHKYGIVGAGEPVGEGFRITGMVEKPAKGTAPSNFFINGRYILQPEIFKILETQERGAGNEIQLTDGMLKLLKEQDFAGYHFRGTTYDCGAKDGFILANVAFALERADIRPTVEAGFKALLKGL
- a CDS encoding lytic murein transglycosylase, translated to MTQNRKYSLRGLALALMVTASAGLAPDSAAADQRFQKWIADFYQTAAQNGISKATYRKAFAGVTEPDPTVLEKATFQPEFTTKIWDYVDSRVNPYTAEIGRKMATKHASTLTAIERHFGVDKNIILAIWSMESNYGAVLTKDDRLHYVPRALATLAYADDRRSKYAKKQLVAALKILQNGDISADGMTGSWAGAMGHTQFIPTSYLLYAVDADRNGHRDIWNSVPDALATSANLLAKNGWDTGRTWGYEVSVPASLAKQVGKTHTIAQWAAMGVTRPNGKGFRDGSTRAVLKMPAGAGGPGFLMTANFFTIKKYNASDSYALAVGLLADEIAGYGGMKQRWPRPEGTLDMKEKFELQNRLKTLGYYNGEVDGNFGSGSKAAISAVQERLGMQADGKPSLPLLNALRR